A genomic segment from Corythoichthys intestinalis isolate RoL2023-P3 chromosome 2, ASM3026506v1, whole genome shotgun sequence encodes:
- the tnnt2a gene encoding troponin T type 2a (cardiac), with protein sequence MQDSVLYYQFHIFPEEEEEEVEEGQEDEEELEEEDKPAGEDEEVAEEEEVETGEEAPDGEAEAEEEEEESKPKFKPFMMPNLIPPKIPDGEKVDFDDIHRKRMEKDLMELQTLIEVHFESRKKEEEEIVHLKERIERRRSERAEQQRIRNEREKERQKRLEEERTRKEEEEAKKRAEEDAKKKKTLTSLHFGGYMQKLTEKRSGKKQTEREKKKKILNERRKSLDVDNLNQDQLKAKAKELWEWMQQLEAEKFELQSQITSKKYEINVLRNRVSDQQKTSKRTKRGLRK encoded by the exons ATGCAGGATTCTGTTCTATACTATCAATTTCATATTTTtccagaggaagaagaagaggaggtagAGGAAGGGCAAGAAGACGAGGAAGAATTGGAAGAAGAAG ACAAACCCGCTGGCGAGGACGAAGAAGTAGCAGAGGAGGAAGAGGTGGAGACCGGCGAAGAAGCACCAG ACGGTGAAGCCGAAGCAGAGGAAGAAGAAG AGGAAAGCAAACCAAAGTTCAA GCCGTTTATGATGCCCAACCTCATCCCACCCAAGATTCCAGATGGAGAGAAAGTTGATTTTGAT GACATTCACCGCAAACGGATGGAGAAGGACCTAATGGAGCTTCAGACTTTGATTGAGGTTCATTTTGAGAGCAGGAAGAAGGAAGAAGAAGAGATCGTTCATCTTAAAGAGAGAATA GAGAGGCGCCGTTCGGAGCGAGCAGAGCAGCAACGAATCCGCAACGAACGAGAGAAGGAGCGACAGAAACGTCTTGAG GAGGAGCGCACTcgtaaagaggaggaggaggccaAGAAAAGAGCAGAGGAGGATGCCAAGAAGAAGAAAACCCTGACCAGTCTGCACTTTGGTGGTTATATGCAGAAATTG ACAGAGAAGCGTAGCGGCAAAAAGCAGACCGAGagggagaagaagaagaagattcTGAATGAAAGACGGAAATCTCTGGATGTTGACAACTTGAACCAAGACCAACTAAA AGCCAAAGCTAAGGAGCTGTGGGAGTGGATGCAACAGCTGGAAGCCGAGAAGTTTGAGCTGCAGTCCCAGATCACCAGCAAAAAATATGAG ATCAACGTACTAAGGAACCGTGTCAGTGACCAGCAGAAAAC ATCCAAGAGGACCAAGAGGGGCTTGAGGAAATAA
- the lad1 gene encoding ladinin-1 isoform X1 has translation MSVNRRNWSTLSSLARQWTVEDEEEVERERRRRVKSSSSGFDTEDDFSAVPDPPGPPTNKQESNSPPDTFQDSNSTEQMQVDFMEILRVRDEKRQLRRMESLRRQKGITEDDECGNRGASSEELNMEQYKPTTKSHQPQMSTAMISNGHQENGEPPEKDPISRQPSNPARKFVSSVSISLDKSPSTSGRTTPASPISPMNPRSPQEKWASPCNSPSPQSPMTPIPNGHATQACVMSSSANNTSEPTTKPVFIRKSSRTISFRMIRKKEEESSPLQRSASVRVASKKFDFDKNESPKEDKEPSFQRNSAQRVSSRSIREKMERLAQAAQKSETARSSDVSQRTLYLVDEVSKKRGLFEKDLHAATPIKPSNHGSTTGTSVQINPWFGKTKQTGSNSSPTELKHVDISSKRSLFENRSLENVTNSRPGNIYK, from the exons ATGTCCGTCAATCGGAGGAACTGGTCCACTTTGTCCAG CTTGGCGCGCCAGTGGACAGTGGAGGATGAGGAGGAGGTGGAGAGAGAGAGAAGGAGGAGGGTCAAGAGTTCAAGCAGTGGCTTCGACACCGAGGACGACTTCAGTGCAGTCCCCGACCCACCAGGCCCACCCACCAACAAACAGGAGTCCAACTCCCCACCTGACACCTTTCAGGACTCCAACAG TACAGAGCAGATGCAGGTGGACTTTATGGAGATCCTACGTGTCCGGGATGAGAAGCGCCAGCTAAGGCGCATGGAGTCTCTGAGACGCCAGAAGGGGATCACGGAGGATGATGAGTGTGGCAATAGAGGGGCATCCAGTGAGGAGCTGAATATGGAACAGTACAAACCCACTACCAAATCACACCAGCCACAAATGTCGACTGCCATGATCTCAAACGGACAT caAGAAAATGGAGAACCACCAGAGAAAGACCCCATTTCCAGGCAACCATCCAACCCAGCACGAAAGTTTGTCAG TTCTGTCTCAATTTCTCTCGACAAGAGCCCCTCTACTAGCGGGCGCACAACACCTGCAAGCCCCATCTCGCCAATGAACCCAAGGTCACCTCAAGAAAAATGGGCCTCACCCTGCAATAGCCCTTCTCCTCAATCACCTATGACCCCCATTCCCAATGGACATGCAACACAG GCTTGTGTAATGAGCTCTTCAGCCAACAATACATCTGAGCCGACAACCAAACCTGTCTTCATCAGGAAGAGCTCCAGGACCATATCTTTCAGG ATGATAAGGAAGAAAGAGGAAGAGAGTTCACCGTTGCAGAGAAG TGCAAGTGTCAGGGTGGCCTCAAAAAAGTTTGACTTTGACAAG AACGAATCCCCCAAAGAGGACAAAGAaccgtctttccaaaggaa CTCAGCGCAACGAGTGTCATCTCGGTCCATCCGGGAGAAAATGGAGAGACTGGCCCAGGCTGCACAG AAATCAGAAACCGCTCGATCTTCCGATGTGAGCCAGCGCACCTTGTATCTTGTGGACGAGGTGTCCAAGAAAAGAGGGCTCTTTGAGAAGGATTTGCATGCAGCGACCCCAATAAAACCTTCCAACCAT GGCTCCACAACAGGAACATCTGTTCAGATCAATCCCTGGTTCGGCAAGACTAAGCAGACTGGATCCAACTCCAGTCCCACG GAATTGAAACATGTGGACATCAGCAGCAAGAGGAGTTTGTTTGAGAACAGGAGCCTTGAAAATGTCACAAACTCAAGACCAGGAAACATCTACAAGtga
- the lad1 gene encoding ladinin-1 isoform X2, with product MQVDFMEILRVRDEKRQLRRMESLRRQKGITEDDECGNRGASSEELNMEQYKPTTKSHQPQMSTAMISNGHQENGEPPEKDPISRQPSNPARKFVSSVSISLDKSPSTSGRTTPASPISPMNPRSPQEKWASPCNSPSPQSPMTPIPNGHATQACVMSSSANNTSEPTTKPVFIRKSSRTISFRMIRKKEEESSPLQRSASVRVASKKFDFDKNESPKEDKEPSFQRNSAQRVSSRSIREKMERLAQAAQKSETARSSDVSQRTLYLVDEVSKKRGLFEKDLHAATPIKPSNHGSTTGTSVQINPWFGKTKQTGSNSSPTELKHVDISSKRSLFENRSLENVTNSRPGNIYK from the exons ATGCAGGTGGACTTTATGGAGATCCTACGTGTCCGGGATGAGAAGCGCCAGCTAAGGCGCATGGAGTCTCTGAGACGCCAGAAGGGGATCACGGAGGATGATGAGTGTGGCAATAGAGGGGCATCCAGTGAGGAGCTGAATATGGAACAGTACAAACCCACTACCAAATCACACCAGCCACAAATGTCGACTGCCATGATCTCAAACGGACAT caAGAAAATGGAGAACCACCAGAGAAAGACCCCATTTCCAGGCAACCATCCAACCCAGCACGAAAGTTTGTCAG TTCTGTCTCAATTTCTCTCGACAAGAGCCCCTCTACTAGCGGGCGCACAACACCTGCAAGCCCCATCTCGCCAATGAACCCAAGGTCACCTCAAGAAAAATGGGCCTCACCCTGCAATAGCCCTTCTCCTCAATCACCTATGACCCCCATTCCCAATGGACATGCAACACAG GCTTGTGTAATGAGCTCTTCAGCCAACAATACATCTGAGCCGACAACCAAACCTGTCTTCATCAGGAAGAGCTCCAGGACCATATCTTTCAGG ATGATAAGGAAGAAAGAGGAAGAGAGTTCACCGTTGCAGAGAAG TGCAAGTGTCAGGGTGGCCTCAAAAAAGTTTGACTTTGACAAG AACGAATCCCCCAAAGAGGACAAAGAaccgtctttccaaaggaa CTCAGCGCAACGAGTGTCATCTCGGTCCATCCGGGAGAAAATGGAGAGACTGGCCCAGGCTGCACAG AAATCAGAAACCGCTCGATCTTCCGATGTGAGCCAGCGCACCTTGTATCTTGTGGACGAGGTGTCCAAGAAAAGAGGGCTCTTTGAGAAGGATTTGCATGCAGCGACCCCAATAAAACCTTCCAACCAT GGCTCCACAACAGGAACATCTGTTCAGATCAATCCCTGGTTCGGCAAGACTAAGCAGACTGGATCCAACTCCAGTCCCACG GAATTGAAACATGTGGACATCAGCAGCAAGAGGAGTTTGTTTGAGAACAGGAGCCTTGAAAATGTCACAAACTCAAGACCAGGAAACATCTACAAGtga
- the tnni1a gene encoding troponin I, slow skeletal muscle produces the protein MYSPLYSFSCRPERKPKISASRKLMLKSLMVAKAKDELEQEILEKEREKQRYLAERAPSLNISHMSVAQLQDLCRELHSKIDEVDEERYDIEAKVMLNTREIKDLSIKVLDLRGKFKRPTLRRVRVSADAILRSLLGSKHKVSMDLRANLKSVKKEDTEKKRPVEDSDWRKNVEAMSGMEGRKKMFDAAKGSAQ, from the exons ATGTATTCTCCTCTTTACTCTTTCTCTTGCAGACCAGAG AGAAAACCAAAGATTTCAGCTTCAAGGAAGCTTATGCTTAAG agTCTGATGGTTGCAAAGGCCAAGGATGAACTAGAGCAGGAGATCCTTGAAAAAGAGCGAGAGAAACAGAGGTACTTGGCAGAGAGAGCTCCATCACTCAACATCAGCCACATGAGTGTAGCACAGTTACAG GATCTGTGCCGAGAGCTCCACTCCAAAATTGATGAGGTAGATGAGGAGCGATATGACATCGAGGCCAAAGTGATGCTCAACACACGTGAG ATTAAAGATCTGAGCATCAAGGTGTTAGACCTCAGGGGCAAATTCAAAAGGCCCACTCTTCGCCGGGTTCGCGTGTCTGCGGACGCCATCCTTCGCTCATTGCTGGGATCAAAGCATAAAGTCTCTATGGACCTCCGAGCAAACCTAAAGTCTGTCAAGAAAGAGGACACAGAGAAG AAAAGACCAGTGGAGGACAGTGACTGGAGGAAAAATGTGGAGGCCATGTCAGGAATGGAGGGAAGAAAGAAGATGTTTGATGCTGCTAAGGGTTCTGCCCAGTGA